The following is a genomic window from Stenotrophomonas maltophilia.
TCACCCACAACTGCTGTGCCGGCTCACCCGCGCCGGGCTGCAGCCCCAACGCGCCCGACTGCGCCTGCTGAACGGAGATCTCCTTGTGAACCCCCTACGCGTGCTGTTCCTGTGTACCGGCAATTCCGCCCGCAGCGTGCTCGCCGAAGCCACCCTGCGGGCGTGGGCCGGGCATCGCTTCGAGGTCTTCAGTGCCGGCAGCCAGCCGACCGGCCAGGTCAATCCGTTCGCCATCGCCCAGCTGCAGGCCGACGGCATCGCCACCGCCGGGCTGCACAGCAAATCCTGGGATGTGTTCGCCCATGCCGCACCGATGGACCTGGTGATCACCGTCTGCGACGCCGCTGCGGCGGAAACCTGCCCGGTGGTGTTCGGCGATTTCCTGCGCACGCACTGGGGCCTGCCGGATCCGGCCGCGGTCGAAGGCAGCGACGCCGACAAGGCCCAAGCATTTGCCCAGGCCCATGCCATCGTGAAGGCCCGGCTGCTCGCCTTGCTGGCCCTGCCGGCCGCTACCTGGAACGATCGCGGTGAACTGAAACACGCCCTGGACCGGATCGGTTTCGTGCAGCCCGCGGACCCGCACGCATGAGCCGTCCCGCTCCGATGGGGCGCTTCGAACGCCACCTCACCTTGTGGGTCGCATTGTGCATCGCGGCGGGCACCGCACTGGGCCATTTCCTGCCCACTGCATTTGCCGCGCTGGCGCGCACCGAAGTGGCCAACGTCAACCTGCCGATGGCGGTGCTGATCTGGCTGATGATCATCCCGATGCTGCTGAAGGTCGACTTCGGCGCGATGCGCCAGGTCGGCCAGCACTGGAAGGGCATCGGCGTGACGCTGTTCATCAACTGGGCAGTCAAGCCGTTCTCGATGGCGCTGCTGGGCTGGCTGTTCCTGCGCCATGCCTTCGCCGGCTGGCTACCGCCGGGGCAGGCCGACAGCTACATCGCCGGCCTGATCCTGCTGGCGGCAGCGCCGTGCACGGCGATGGTGTTCGTGTGGAGCAACCTGTGCCGCGGCGATGCCAACTTCACGCTGAGCCAGGTGGCGCTGAACGACGCGATCATGGTGGTGGCCTATGCGCCGGTGGTGGCGTTGCTGCTGGGCCTGTCGGCCATCAGCGTGCCGTGGAATACGCTGATCCTGTCGGTGGGCCTGTACATCATCGCGCCGGTGATCGCTGCCGCAGTGCTGCGCCGCATGCTGCTGGCGCGTCGTGGCCAGGACGGCCTGCAGGCCGTGCTGCGCGCGCTCGGCCCGCTGTCGCTGGCCGCGCTGCTGCTGACCCTGCTGCTGTTGTTCGGCTTCCAGGGCCGCCAGATCGTGCAGCAGCCGCTGGTCATCGCGCTGATCGCGGTGCCGATCCTGATCCAGGTGTACTTCAACGCAGGGCTGGCCTACCTGTTGAACCGGCAGCTGGGCGTTGCCCATTGCGTGGCCGGTCCGTCGGCGCTGATCGGCGCCAGCAACTTCTTCGAACTGGCCGTCGCGACCGCGGTGGGCCTGTTCGGCGTGCATTCCGGTGCAGCACTGGCGACGGTGGTCGGCGTGCTGATCGAGGTACCGGTGATGCTGTCGGTGGTCCGCATCGTCAATGCGTCGCAACGCTGGTACGAGCGCAGGCGATGATCGTGCGCCCCGCCCTCACCCGCGCCGTGGCGCGGCCGTCGAGCCCCGCACCATCAGGCTGAACTCCAGCGTCTGCTGAAGCGGCACATCGGCACGCTCGATGATGGCCAGCAGCAGGTTGACCGCGCGCTCGCCGATTTCCCGCATCGGTTGCCGGATGGTGGTCAGCGGCGGCGTGAGGTAACGCGACGAAGCCAGATCATCGAAGCCGACGATGGACAGGTCATCGGGTACGCGGATGCCCAGATCGCGGCAGGCCGCCAGGGCCCCCAGCGCCATCTGGTCGCTGAAGCAGAAGATCGCCGTCGGTGCGGGCGTGGCGGCCAGCAGCGCCGTCGCCGCGGCATGGCCGGAATCGACCGAGAAATCGCCCGGCACGATGTTCAGCTGGCGCAGGCGCCCGCGCGCCCTGGCGGCAGCCCGCACTCCTTCCAGGCGCTGCTGGTGCAGCGGGTTGTCGGGCGGCCCGCCGACCACGGCGATCCGCTCGTGGCCCAGCGCATACAGGTGTTCCATCACCGCGCGTGCGGCGGCCGCATTGTCGATGTGGACGCTGGGCAGCCCGAGCGCCGGGTCGAACTCGCAGCCATTGACCACCGGTGCGGCGGCCCCCTGCTGCTCGACGATGGCGCGTGCGGTGGGCGGCAGGCGATGCCCGAGCACGATCATGCCGTCGGCCTCGTTGCGACGGAGCATCTGTGCGTAGCGCTCCTCGCGGTCGGGTTGGTCCTGGGTATCGCCCAGCAATACCGCGTAGCCGAGCGCCTGCGCGGCGTCTTCGGCACCCTGCAGGATCTGCGCGAAGAACGGGTTGGCGATGTCCGGCACGGTGACCAGGATCTTGCCGCTGCGCTGGGTCTTGAGCGTCCGCGCGACCGTGTTGGGCACATAGCCCAGCGCGGCGGCGGCCTGCTCGATGCGGGTGCGCGTGGCCGGCAGTACCTTGTCCGGCCGCGAAAGCGCGCGCGACACGGTGCCGGCGGAGACGCCGACGTGCTTTGCAATGTCGTAGATGGTGGCCATGGCGTTAGTCCTCTCCGCTGTGCAGTGCACAACAGCTCCTGCGTGCGCCCCTGCTAGGATAATGCAATCGATTGCATCGAGGGCGAATCCTCTTGAAGACGCTCAAGGGTCCCGCGCTGTTCCTGGCGCAGTTCATCGGCGACACAGCTCCTTTTGATCGACTGGACACGCTGGCCGGCTGGGCCGCGGGCCTGGGCTATTCTGGCGTACAAGTCCCCACCAACGCGCCCCACCTGTTCGATCTGGCCGAGGCCGCGCGCAGCCAGACCTACTGCGATGACATCGCCGGCATGCTGGCCGGGCACGGGCTGCAGATCACCGAGCTGTCCACCCACCTGCAAGGGCAGCTGGTGGCCGTCCACCCCGCCTACGACAGCCTGTTCGACGGCTTTGCGCCGGCGGACAAGCGCGGCGATCCGGAGGCGCGGCAGGCCTGGGCGGTAGAGCAGCTGCTGCTGGCGGCCCAGGCCAGCCGGAACCTCGGGCTGAGCGCGCATGCCACCTTCTCCGGCGCGTTGGCCTGGCCCTACTTCTACCCCTGGCCGCAGCGCCCCCACGGCCTGGTGGAAGAAGCCTTCGCCGAACTCGGCCGCCGCTGGCGGCCCATCCTCGATGCGTTCGATGCCTGCGGCGTCGATCTGTGTTTCGAAATCCACCCGGGCGAAGACCTGCACGACGGCGCAACCTTCGAGCGTTTCCTCGAGGTGGTCGACCAGCATCCACGCGCGAAGATCCTGTACGACCCCAGCCATCTGCTGCTGCAGCAGCTGGACTACCTCGGCTTCATCGATCGTTATCACGACCGCATCGGCATCTTCCACGTCAAGGATGCCGAGTACCGCCCCAGCGCGCGCAGCGGCGTGTATGGCGGCTACCAGGACTGGATCGATCGCCCGGGGCGGTTCCGCTCGCTGGGCGATGGCCAGATCGACTTCAAGGCGATCTTCTCGAAGTTCGCGCAGTACGACTTCCCGGGCTGGGCCGTGCTCGAATGGGAGTGCTGCCTGAAGCACCCGGAAGACGGCGCACGCGAGGGCGTGGCCTTCATCCGCGACCACATTATCCGTGTGACCGAACGCGCTTTCGACGACTTCGCCGACAGCGGCACCGACACCGCTTCTCTGCACCGCATGCTGGGAATCTGAGCCATTACCGCCCCGGGAGGGCAAGCCATGACGCACGCCATGTCGCGCTTGGGCGCGATGATGTTCCTGCAGTTCTTCATCTGGGGCGCCTGGTTCGTGACCCTGGGCACCTACCTGGTGCAGGGCCCGCTGCAGGCCAGCGCGAGCCAGGTGGCCACCGCCTTCCTCAGCCAGTCGATCGGTGCGATCGTCGCGCCGTTCCTGGTCGGGCTGATCGCAGACCGCTACTTCGCCGCGCAGCGCATCCTGGCGGTGCTGCACCTGGCCGGCGCGGTGCTGCTCTGGCTGGCCTCCACCGCGAGCAGCTTCAGCACGTTCTCCGCCTGCGTGATGGGCTACATGCTGCTGTTCATGCCGACACTGGCGCTGGCCAACAGCGTGGCGATGCGCCACATGCAGTCGCCGGAAAAGCAGTTCCCGCTGGTGCGCGTGGCCGGCAGCATCGGCTGGATCGTGGCCGGTGTGCTGATCGGCTGGCTGGGTTGGGAACAGGCACACCGGCTCGAACTCACCTTCCAGATGGCGGCCGTGGCATCGCTGGTGCTGGGGCTCTACGCGTTCACCCTGCCGCACACGCCGCCGCTGGCCCGGCAGCGCGACGCGGGGCTGGGGCAGATCCTGGGGCTGGATTCGCTGCGGCTGCTGAAGTCGCGCTCGTACCTGGTGTTCTTCCTGGCCTCCATCGCCATCTGCATCCCGCTGGCGTTCTACTACAACTTCACCAACCCCTACCTCAATGACCTCGGCGTACGTGGCGCTGCCGGCCTGCAATCGCTGGGCCAGGTGTCCGAAGTGCTGTTGATGCTCGCCATGCCGTTCCTGTTCGTGCGGCTGGGGGTGAAAACGATGCTGGCCGTTGGCATGGCCGCGTGGGTGCTGCGCTATGCCCTGTTCGCCTTCGGCGATGCCGGCAGCGGCTTCTCGCTGCTGGTGATCGGCATCGTGCTGCACGGCATCTGCTACGACTTCTTCTTCGTTACCGGCCAGATCTATACCGATGCACATGCCGGCCCCGACGCGCGCAGCAGTGCACAGGGCTTCATCACCCTGGCCACCTATGGCGTGGGCATGCTGATCGGCACCTTCCTGTCCGGCGCGGTGGTGGAGCACTTCACCACCGCAGCAGGGCCGGACTGGCAGCAGATCTGGCTGTTCCCGGCCGCTGTTGCACTGGTCGTGCTGATCGCGTTCCTGCTGCTGTTCCGCGACCGGCCGGTCGCTGCTGCCGCCCCCTCCCCTCCCTGAGGACGCTTGCCGATGCCAACACCTGGAATCGCCATCATCGGAACCGGCATGATCGGCGCCGTGCACCGCCGTGCGGCGCTGCTGGCCGGTGCCCGGATCTGCGGTGTTGCCGGCTCTTCACTGGACCGTGCACGCGAGGTTGCGCATTCGTGGAATGTCGCGCGCGCCTATCGGGATATCGAAGAGGTCATCGCCGATCCACAGGTGCAGGTCGTGCACATCTGCACGCCCAACCACCTGCACCGGCCGATGGCACAAGCCGTGCTGGAAGCGGGCAAGCACGTGATCTGCGAGAAGCCGCTGGCCACCACCCTGGCCGATGCGCAGGCGCTGGCGGCGCTGGCCGCCTCGCGCGGCCTTGTCGCCACGATTCCCTTCGTCTACCGCTACCATCCTGTGGTGCGCGAGGCGCGCGCGCGCATTGCACAGGGCGAACTGGGACCGTTGCACCTGATCCACGGCAGCTACCTGCAGGACTGGCTGCTGGACCCGGCCAGCAACAACTGGCGCGTGGACCCGGCACTGGGGGGTGCCTCCCGCGTGTTCGCCGACATCGGCTCGCACTGGTGCGATCTGGTGGAATGGGTCAGCAGCGAACGCTTCACCGAGGTCAGCGCGGCGTTCGACACCGTGATCAGCGAGCGCGGCGCCGGCACCGCGCAGAGCTTCAGCGCCCCGGCCGCCGGCGGCACGCTGCAGACGGTGGCCAGCGAAGATGTGGCGATGGCCCTGTTCAGGACCGGCGCCGGCACGCTGGCATCGTTGACGACCAGCCAGGTCTCGGCCGGGCGGCACAATCGGCTCTGGTTCGAGATCGATGGTGCCCGCGCCAGCGTGGCCTTCAACCAGGAAGATGCAGAGCGGTTGTGGATCGGCCGGCCCGACCAGCGCGAGGAAATCTTCGTGCGCGGCCCGAGCGCGGGAAGTGCCGATCAGCGGCGGTTGTCGGTGCTGCCGGCCGGGCACGCACAGGGCTACAGCGCATGCTTCGATGCATTTGTCGCCGACACCTATCGCGCCATCGACGGCGAACGCGCCGAGGGCCTGCCGACCTTCGACGACGGCGTGCGCTCAGCGCGGATCGTTGATCGCGTCATCGCATCGGCCAGGACGCGCGCCTGGACCACCATCGACTGAACCCCGGGAGGAACGCCTGATGAAAGCCCCTGTCCGCCGAACCGCAGCGCTCGCACTTCTGCTGATGGCTGCCCTGCCCGCCTTTGCAGGGCAAGCCGTCGCCGCGCAGAAGCCCATTGCGGTGCAGATGTACTCGCTGCGCAATGCCGGATCGCTCGACCAGCAGTTGAAGATCGTCCACGACGCCGGCGTACATGCAGTGGAAACAGTCGGCACGCAGGGCGTCAGCGCCAGCGAACTCAAGCAGCTGCTGGACCGGTATTCAATCAGGGCCATCTCGTCGCACGTGGCGCTGGCCGAACTGCGCCGGGACCTGGACGGCGTGGTGGCCTTCAACCGCTCGATCGGCAACACCACCCTCGTGGTGCCTTACCTGGATGCGAAGGACCGGCCGACCGATGCGGCGGGCTGGACCGCACTGGGCCAGGAGCTGGGCCGCCTCGCCAGACAGATGCGCGCCAAGGGCATGCGCCTGGCCTACCACAACCACGACTTCGAACTGGCCGAGGTCAACGGAACGACCGGCCTGGAACGGCTGTTTGCCGCCGCCGGACCCGACCTGCAGACCGAGCTGGACCTGGCCTGGGTGGCACGCGCCGGCCACGACCCGGCCGTGATGCTGGGCAAGTTCCGCGGCCGCCTGTTCGCGGTGCACGCCAAGGACAATGCGCCCAAGGGCCAGGCCGAGGACGAAGGTGGATTCGCCGCCGTCGGCCAGGGCGTCCTGGACTGGAACGCGATCCTGCCGGCCGCATCCGCCGCCGGCGTGCAGTGGTACATCCTCGAGCACGACCAGCCGCGCGATCCGGCCAAGGTGATCCAGACCGGCGCGGACTACCTGCGTGAACACCTGACTGTCAGCCCGCCAGCCGGCGCACAGCGCTAGCCCGCGAAGGAGACTCGCTTGAAGACGATACTGAAACTGGCGGTGATGCTGTGCGGCGCAACGCTTGCGACCACCGGGTGGAGCAAGGACGATCCGGCTGCCGGCGCCAAGCTCTACAGCGCGAACTGCACCGCCTGTCATGGTGCGGATCGCGCCGGCATGCCGGGGGCGTTCCCCGCGCTCACCGATATCGGCAAGCGCCTGGATGGCGCGCAGATCAAGGACAAGATCCGGAAAGGCGGCGGACTGATGCCGCCGTTTCCACAGCTGTCGCAGCAGGAGATCGACGACATCACCAGTTACCTGGCGAAGTAGTCGGTCGGCTTTACAGCTCGCGCACCCAGATGTTGCGGTAGCTGACCTTCGAATCGTGCTCCTGCAGATAGAGCGGCGCGCAGGCATGGGGCGAGTACGACGGTGCGCCGATGTACTCGGTCTTGCCCGCCAGCACGGTGTCGTCCTGCACCAGCACGCCGTTGTGCAGCACGGTGATGCGCGCGGGCGAGACGAGCCCGCCGCCCGGCGAGAAGCGCGGGGCCTTCCAGATGATGTCGTAGGCCTGCCACTGCCCCGGCGCCCGTGAGGCATTCACCAACGGCAGGGCCTGCTTGTAGATCGAGCCGGCCTGGCCGTTGGCGTAGGTCGGGTTGTTGTAGCTGTCGAGCACCTGCAGCTCGTACAGTCCCTGCAGGAAGATGCCGCTGTTGCCGCGGTTCTGGCCATCGAAGCCCTGGGTTTCGACCGGCGTGCGCCACTCGACATGCAGCTGCACATCGCAGAAGCCCTGCCGGGTGCGGATGCCCTTGCTGCCCGGCACCACGGTCATCGCGCCGTCGGCGACGGTCCAGGGCACCCGCCCGCCCTGCTCGGACTCCCAGCGCGAAAGATCCTTGCCATCGAACAGCACGATCGCGTCGGAAGGCGCGGCGCCCGCCGGCGTGGCCACGATCGCCGGCACGGGTGACCACACTTCGGTCTTCTTCGGATCACGCGCAGGATCGGCAGCGGCCTGCGCGAACGCAGGTGCAGCGGCGAACACCCCAGCGGCGATCCATAGAGGCTTGATCCTCATGGTGCGTTCCATCAGCTGGTCCCCCATGCAGGGGTACCGGGAACATAGGCCAGATCGCCGTCGTAGCGCCCTGGCACGGCAACGTACTGCAGCACCCCGGTCGCACCGACCTTGGAGGTGAAGAAGCCGAAGATGGCCAACTGCTTGATCATCGTGAAGTAATGCGGCATTGCTTCGCCCTCCTCGGCGGTGCCGGTCTCGGTCACCTCGGCAGGGCGCGCCCCGGCCTCCGCGTCCAGAACACGCAGCAGTTCGGTGCGGGCCTCCGATGTGAGTGAGACGAAGCGGCCGCCGGCGCGTTTGTCGATGTCAGCCAGCCCGGCGCGGAACGTGGCCTGCTGCCGGGCGGTGTAGCAGTCGCTGACGAACGTCGCCATGAATGCGCCGGCGCCGGCGTCCTTCGCCCCTGGCGTCCGGGTCCGCGGCAGGATGGTCTCGGCGATCTCATCGAGCATGCCGACATCGGCGTCGGAAAAATGGACCTGTGTGGGTGCAGCCGCCCCCTGCCCGTGCACCAGCGCTGGCAAGCCCACCATCGCCGCTCCGGTGGCGGCCACGATCATCTTCAGCAGTTCGCGCCGATCCATCACAGGTTCCCCGCTTTCAGTTCGCGCACGGCGTGGTCGGCGGCGCGCGCGGTCAAGGCCATGTAGGTCAGTGAGGGGTTCACGCAGGCGCTGGAGGTCATGCAGGCACCGTCGGTCACGTAGACGTTGGGCGCGTCCCAGACCTGGTTGTGCGCGTTCAGTACCGAGCTCTTCCGGTCACGGCCCATGCGTGCGGTTCCCATTTCGTGGATGCCCTTGCCCGGCGCGTAGTCGTTGTCGTGCATCTTCACGTCCTTGACCCCGGCCGCCTCCAGCATCTCGGCGGCATCGGCAGCCATGTCCTTGCGCATGGCCAGCTCGTTGGCGCGCATGGCAACGTCCATCGCCAGCACCGGCAGCCCCCACTTATCCTTGCGCTCACGGTCCAGGCGGATGGTGTTGTCGTGGTGCGGCAGCATCTCGCCGAAACCGGTCATGCCGATGCGCCAGTCACCGGGCACGGTCAGCGCCTCCTTCAGGTCGGCACCGATGTTCAGTTCGGCGATCTCGCGCGACCAGCCGGTGCGGCTGGCACCGCCCTGGTAGCCGAACCCACGCAGGTAGCCGCGCTTTTCCGCGGCGATGTTGCGGAAGCGGGGAATGTAGAAACCACAGGGGCGACGCCCGAAGTAGTACTTGTCCTCGTAGCCCTCGACGCGGCCTGAGGCGCCGGCACCGAAGTGATGGTCCATCACGTTGTGTCCCAGTTCGCCCGAGGAGGAGCCCAGCCCGCCGTCCCATACATCGGTGGCCGAGTTCATCAGCAGCCAGGTCGAGTTGAACGACGACGCATTGAGGAAAATGACCTTGGCGGTGTACTGGTAGGTCTGCCCGGTTTCGGCGTCGATGACCTCCACGCCGCGCGCGCGCTTGCGGTCCTTGTCGTAGAGCACTTCCTTGACGATCGAGAACGGCCGCAGTGTCAGGTTGCCGGTCTTCATCGCCGCCGGCAGCGTCGCCGCCTGCGTCGAGAAGTAGGCACCGAACGGGCAGCCCAGGATGCACTTGTTGCGGTACTGGCAGTTGACGCGGCCCTGCTCGGGCATCGGCTGGGTGATGTTGGCGGTGCGCGAGTGGATCAGGTGCCGCGTTCCGCCAAACGCCTTCTTGATCCGCGCAGCCACATCCTTCTCGACGATGTTCAACGGAATCGGCGGCAGGAACTCACCGTCCGGCAGCACATCCAGACCTTCGCGTGTGCCGGCGATACCGGCGAATTTCTCCACATGGTCATACCAGGGCGCGATGTCGGCATAGCGGATCGGCCAGTCGGTGGCGATGCCGTCCTTGAGGTTCGCTTCGAAATCCAGGTCGGAGAATCGATAGCTCTGGCGGCCCCACATCAGCGAGCGGCCGCCGACGTGGTAGCCGCGGAACCAGTCGAACCGCTTGGTCTCGATATAGGGCGATTCCTGCTCGTTGGCCCACATCCCTTCCAGGTTCTCGGCCAGGCCGTAGTCGCGCATCAGCACCGGGAAGTCGGCCTTCATCGCCTGCGTTGGCCGGTTGCGATGGGGGAAATCCCATGCCTCCTTCATCGCATTGACGTAGTCCTTGACGTGCTCGATGTTGCGCCCGCGTTCGAGCATCAGGACCTTCAGGCCCTTTTCGGTCAGTTCCTTTGCCGCCCAACCGCCACTGATTCCCGAGCCAACAACGATGGCGTCGTAGTGATTATCTGCCATGGGTTTCTCACCTGGGTGGATATCGTTTCAGACGTCGCAGAGGCGGATCGCCTCGCGCAATGAGCCAACCGGGTCCGGCGCGGCAGGCATGAATTCCTGGGCCAGATACCCCTCGAAGCCGGTGTCACGGATCGCGCGACAGATGGCCGGATAGTTGAGTTCCTGCTGGTCACCGATCTCATGCCGGCCCGGCACACCGGCGGTGTGGTAGTGCTTGAAGAATGCGTGGTGCCTGCCGATGGTGGCGATGATGTCGCCCTCCATGATCTGCATGTGATAGATGTCGTAGAGCAGGCCGAAGTTGTCCGAGCCCAGCCGCTGGCACAACGCCACGCCCCAGGCCGAGTGGTCGCACAGGTAGTCGCGATGATCGACCCGGGAGTTCAACAACTCCATCACCAGCACCACGCCACGCTTCTCGGCATGCCCGAGGATGCGCTTGAGCCCGGCCTCGGCAGTGGCGATGCCTTCCTGCGGGTCCATGCCGTTGCGGTTGCCCGAGAAGCAGATGAGATTGCGATAGCCAGCATCGGCCACCAGGTCGATATGCCGCGTGTAGCGCTCCACCAGTTCATCGTGGAACTGGCGGCCGGCGAAACCCTTGGTCAGGCCCAGCTCCGCGCCATTGCACATCGAGCTGTACACGCCATGGGCTTTCAGCGTGGGCCAGTCTTCGGGGCCGACCAGATCGATGGCGGCGAAGCCGATGCGCTTCACCGTCTGGCAGAGCTGGGCCACCGACAGCTGCGGGAAGGTCCAGCGGGCCACGGAGTGCTTCAGGTGGCCCTTCAGCGGTGCATCGGCGGCGAATGCGGGCAGCGCGCCCGCCACCCCCAGGCCGATGCTGCCGGCCACCGCGAGACGCAGCGCATCACGGCGCGTAAGCCCGGGGGACGGGCTGGGCTTGATCGTAGGGATGGACATCCACCTTCCGGCCTCCCAACCGGCATCAAACGCTGAGGATTTGCCGCAATGCAATCGATTGCACCATAGGGGAGGAAATTGTCTGTTTGCAAGTCGCAGTGCACGAAAATCGATGCTGCGGGGCACCACTGCGATGACATCGCGGAAAAAGAAAAGCCCCGCATGTGCGGGGCTTTCCTTTCTGCTGCAGACGCGCGTTCGATCAGAACGGAATATCGTCGTCAGCGAAGTCGTCCATCGGCGGCGCCTGCTGCGGCTGCGGGCGCTGGTTGCCGCCCTGGTTGCCGTAGCCACCGCCCTGGTTGCCGCCCTGGTTGCCATAGCCGCCGCCCTGGCCACCACGCTGGCCGCCACCGCCACCGCCGTACTCCTGGCGCGGGGCCTGCTGGCGCTGCGGGCGATCGCCGCCGTAATTGCCGCCACCGCCACCGCCGCCACCTTCGCCGCGGCCGCCCAGCATCTGCATTTCATCGGCGACGATATCAGTGGAGTACTTCTCCACGCCGTCCTGGCCGGTGTACTTGTCGTAACGCAGGCTGCCTTCGACGTAGACCGAGCTGCCCTTGCGCAGGTACTCGCCGGCAATCTCGCCGAGCTTGCCGAAGAACACCACACGGTGCCATTCGGTGCGTTCCTGCTGGTTGCCATCCTTGTCCTTGCGGACGCTGGTGGTGGCCAGGCTGATGCGGGTGATCGCCATGCCGCTCTGGGTGTACTTCACGTCCGGGTCGTTGCCGAGGTTGCCGACCAGGATGACCTTGTTGATGCCGCGCGCCATAGGTAAGTGATTCCATTGTCCGGGGGCCGGTGCCTGTCATAGCACACAGCCGGAGTTGCCGATACCCGGCCGCCCATGGGTGGGCACTGCCAGAAAAGGCGCATTCTACCACCCGCCCCGGCAGCACCGAGCACCCTGGCGCCGGCCGCGCCCTCCGCCCGGGTCGCGGGAAGGCGCTCCGGCAGCTACCTGATCAGGCCGCCTGCGACGGCACCCCTCCGAGCGTGACCCTGTCACGGCGCCCGGTCACCGGGTCGGTGCGATGCATGGACAGGCTGCGCCCGGCAAACGGGCCGGTCAGCAGGTCACCCAGCATGGCTTCGGCCAGGCCGTTGCCGGGCTGCGCAAACGGGGTGATGAACTCGACCAGCCACAGGCGGTCGCCACTGTTCCACTCCTCCAGTTCCAGCCGCTGTCCCTGCTCCAGCTTGCGCTCGGCGTCCTCGGACAGGCTGGCCCAGATCGCCACTCCCAACGGCAGCTGCTCCAGCGCCTGCCGGGTGAGTCCGGCAAACACCGGGCTTGCTTCGTCCAGGCCCGGCAACGGTGGCAGGGTGCCAAACCGGAACACCCGGAACTGCTCCTTCAGTATCGGTGGCATGAACGACCATTCCAGGTCTTTGAGCGGCATCTCCCGGTGCAGCGGCGACTGCGACAGCAGCCAGACGATCTGGCCCAGGGCTTCGGCAACGGTGCGCGGGGCGCCTTCGGCCGGGGCCGAAGAGGGGGTCGTGGACGTCATCATGCTTGCGAGATCCTGTAGTCGGGAATGGCGGTCAACAGTTCCAGCGCAGCCGGATCGCGTGCGGCCGTGCTGATGCCCTGTGCGTAGGGCTGGGCGTCGAAGGTGGACATCGCTTCAATCATCTGGAACCGCTTCTTCTGTGCCAGCGCCAGATTGTCATGCAACGCCGAGCGTTGTGCCGCCGGGCCGGAAGGAATGTCCTCCTCGATGGCCGGGCGTTCGGCGGAACGTGGTGCGGCCTGCAGGCGTTCGGCTGCGGTGGGCGCTGGGGCGGCAAAGCGGTCGCCCGCACCGACCCCTGCCGGCGCCGCGGTCGGCACCGGCGGGTCGCCGGCCATGGCAACACGCGGATCACCGCCGCGGCGCTTCACCCGTCCGGAGGCAGCGTCACCACTGCCCTGGTCGCGCCCGTTCCGGCCCGCGCCGGCATTCAGATCCAGCCCATCGCCATCAACATCTTCTTCGCGCTCGCCAAAGGCGAAGAACATGTCCGACAGGGCCGCCTGGCTGCCATCGGTGCGGGTGTACTGGCCGTTGGCGTAGGTGGTGTTGTCCGGCGAGGTGCCCGGCGTCTGCCCGGTGCGCTGCGCGTCGAGATTGATCGATGCCACGCCGGCCTGCTGCAACGTCAGCAGCTCACCGGTCTGGCTGATGCCATCACGGTTGGCATCCCGCCAGACCTGGAACTCGCCGAAGCGCGCATCGCCGGCATCCAGGCGCCGGTCGCCGTTGCTGTCGTACGCCGCCAGGCCCTCAAGGTCGGAACGCGCCCCTTCCCGATCCATCGTGAAGGAGATCTCGGCGCCGGAATCGATCGTGCCGTTGCGGTTGCGGTCAAGCACCAGCAGGCCGTCATGCGGCCCGACCCAGCCGGTCAGGTCGCGCACGCCATCACCGTCCATGTCGAAGCGGGTGGCGCTCTGGGCCCAACCCACGG
Proteins encoded in this region:
- a CDS encoding arsenate reductase ArsC, with the protein product MNPLRVLFLCTGNSARSVLAEATLRAWAGHRFEVFSAGSQPTGQVNPFAIAQLQADGIATAGLHSKSWDVFAHAAPMDLVITVCDAAAAETCPVVFGDFLRTHWGLPDPAAVEGSDADKAQAFAQAHAIVKARLLALLALPAATWNDRGELKHALDRIGFVQPADPHA
- the arsB gene encoding ACR3 family arsenite efflux transporter, yielding MGRFERHLTLWVALCIAAGTALGHFLPTAFAALARTEVANVNLPMAVLIWLMIIPMLLKVDFGAMRQVGQHWKGIGVTLFINWAVKPFSMALLGWLFLRHAFAGWLPPGQADSYIAGLILLAAAPCTAMVFVWSNLCRGDANFTLSQVALNDAIMVVAYAPVVALLLGLSAISVPWNTLILSVGLYIIAPVIAAAVLRRMLLARRGQDGLQAVLRALGPLSLAALLLTLLLLFGFQGRQIVQQPLVIALIAVPILIQVYFNAGLAYLLNRQLGVAHCVAGPSALIGASNFFELAVATAVGLFGVHSGAALATVVGVLIEVPVMLSVVRIVNASQRWYERRR
- a CDS encoding LacI family DNA-binding transcriptional regulator, coding for MATIYDIAKHVGVSAGTVSRALSRPDKVLPATRTRIEQAAAALGYVPNTVARTLKTQRSGKILVTVPDIANPFFAQILQGAEDAAQALGYAVLLGDTQDQPDREERYAQMLRRNEADGMIVLGHRLPPTARAIVEQQGAAAPVVNGCEFDPALGLPSVHIDNAAAARAVMEHLYALGHERIAVVGGPPDNPLHQQRLEGVRAAARARGRLRQLNIVPGDFSVDSGHAAATALLAATPAPTAIFCFSDQMALGALAACRDLGIRVPDDLSIVGFDDLASSRYLTPPLTTIRQPMREIGERAVNLLLAIIERADVPLQQTLEFSLMVRGSTAAPRRG
- a CDS encoding sugar phosphate isomerase/epimerase family protein; translation: MKTLKGPALFLAQFIGDTAPFDRLDTLAGWAAGLGYSGVQVPTNAPHLFDLAEAARSQTYCDDIAGMLAGHGLQITELSTHLQGQLVAVHPAYDSLFDGFAPADKRGDPEARQAWAVEQLLLAAQASRNLGLSAHATFSGALAWPYFYPWPQRPHGLVEEAFAELGRRWRPILDAFDACGVDLCFEIHPGEDLHDGATFERFLEVVDQHPRAKILYDPSHLLLQQLDYLGFIDRYHDRIGIFHVKDAEYRPSARSGVYGGYQDWIDRPGRFRSLGDGQIDFKAIFSKFAQYDFPGWAVLEWECCLKHPEDGAREGVAFIRDHIIRVTERAFDDFADSGTDTASLHRMLGI
- a CDS encoding nucleoside permease; amino-acid sequence: MTHAMSRLGAMMFLQFFIWGAWFVTLGTYLVQGPLQASASQVATAFLSQSIGAIVAPFLVGLIADRYFAAQRILAVLHLAGAVLLWLASTASSFSTFSACVMGYMLLFMPTLALANSVAMRHMQSPEKQFPLVRVAGSIGWIVAGVLIGWLGWEQAHRLELTFQMAAVASLVLGLYAFTLPHTPPLARQRDAGLGQILGLDSLRLLKSRSYLVFFLASIAICIPLAFYYNFTNPYLNDLGVRGAAGLQSLGQVSEVLLMLAMPFLFVRLGVKTMLAVGMAAWVLRYALFAFGDAGSGFSLLVIGIVLHGICYDFFFVTGQIYTDAHAGPDARSSAQGFITLATYGVGMLIGTFLSGAVVEHFTTAAGPDWQQIWLFPAAVALVVLIAFLLLFRDRPVAAAAPSPP
- a CDS encoding Gfo/Idh/MocA family protein, with protein sequence MPTPGIAIIGTGMIGAVHRRAALLAGARICGVAGSSLDRAREVAHSWNVARAYRDIEEVIADPQVQVVHICTPNHLHRPMAQAVLEAGKHVICEKPLATTLADAQALAALAASRGLVATIPFVYRYHPVVREARARIAQGELGPLHLIHGSYLQDWLLDPASNNWRVDPALGGASRVFADIGSHWCDLVEWVSSERFTEVSAAFDTVISERGAGTAQSFSAPAAGGTLQTVASEDVAMALFRTGAGTLASLTTSQVSAGRHNRLWFEIDGARASVAFNQEDAERLWIGRPDQREEIFVRGPSAGSADQRRLSVLPAGHAQGYSACFDAFVADTYRAIDGERAEGLPTFDDGVRSARIVDRVIASARTRAWTTID